CGGAGTAGGCTTGAATGGGACCAGTGTTTTGGAAGACGGCTGCGTTGTTGGTGTTGTCGAATGTGTTCATGACATTTGCGTGGTACGCGCACTTGAAGAACCTGGACGGGCGACCGTGGCTGATTGCAGTGGCGGTCAGTTGGGGGATCGCATTCTTTGAGTATTTGATCCAGGTGCCGGCGAACCGGATCGGTTACACGCAAATGAACCTGGGGCAGTTGAAGATCCTGCAGGAAGTCATCACGCTTACCGTCTTCGTCCCGTTCGCGGTCTTCTACATGCAACAACCGCTGAAACTCGATTACTTGTGGGCGGCGATGTGCATCATGGGCGCCGTGTACTTCGTTTTCCGATCGGCAACTTGATCGTCACTTTCATCGCAAGAGAAATTCAATGCCATGTCCGACCAGCCGACCAACGAACCCGATCCGAAATCGTCGACGCCCCAGCAGCCTGACAGTCTTGAAATGCGAAATGCGGACGTATTCTCGGGAGGAGTTTTACGAGTTCGTCTGGTCGAAGCCTGCGACGAAACTGGTAAATGAGCTGGGATGCTCGGACGTGATGATCGGCAAGGTGTGCAAGTTGTATGACATTCCGAAGCCCTACCCAGGCTATTGGGCCAAACTAGGTAACGGGAAAAAGCCATCTAGGACAAAGCTACCGGACAACAATGATCCCGATCTGCAATCATTGACTTTTTACCGCCACGAGGATTACGAGGCGACGGTCAATGGACCGCCAAGGGAGTTGCAGTATGACGAGGAAATTCTTGACGCGTTGGCGAAATCAAAGTCGCTGGGTCCAGTAATCGTGCGAGACACGTTGCGGTCGGCTCATCTGCTGATCGCCAGAAGGCGAGAGCAGATTGAAAAGGACAACCGCGAAAGCAAGATTCCCTGGTCGGAGAGGAACTACGATGCCCGCGAAGAACGCAAGCCAACCATTGATGTTTCAGCGAGTTCGAGCCAATGGAAGCGTGCGCTGCGAATTATGGATGCGCTGATCAAGCGAGTTGAGGCGATTGGCGGGAGCGTTGAAATTCAGCGAAGTGGATACAACGGGCACACGACAAGCACTGTTGTGATCATCGCGGGCGAGAAGATCACTGACATCCGACTGCGCGAGAAGCACAATCAAGTCCGGATCAAAAACAAGGACGCGAAGTATGCTTGGGAACGGAATCGAACGGAGTTGGTGCCCAGCGGTTTGTTGATGTTCGATGATGGTCCGTCGAGTTATCGATCTCCGCTGGCGATGGACGGCAAAGCAGTCAAGATCGAAGGCAAACTCGATGCCATGATTCTTGGCTTCATCAAGGAAGCTGGTGAGATCCGAATTCGCCGGCGTGAACAGGAGGAGATCGCACGGCAAGAAGCTGAGGCTGAGCGGATTCGCCTTGAGCGTGAAGCGGAACTCCAGCGTCGTCGGGACGCGTTGGAAAGATTGCAGGCGGAAGAGCAACGCAAGGTCAACGAGCTGTTAAGTCACGCTGATGCCTGGCGACAAAGTGGCCTCTTGCGTGACTACCTGGATGCACTTTGTGAACGATGTGTTCAAGCTGATCAGGCAGTGCCGCTGGCCAGTCCATTGGCAGATTACTTGCGATGGGGATTCGCACAAGCCGATCGCCGTGATCCGCTTTGCGAGACACCATCATCGGTTCTGGACGAAACCGTTGATGAGTCGGATTTGGAGCAATGTGCTTCGGTCGCTCCCAAGAAACC
The Rubripirellula reticaptiva DNA segment above includes these coding regions:
- a CDS encoding DMT family protein; the encoded protein is MGPVFWKTAALLVLSNVFMTFAWYAHLKNLDGRPWLIAVAVSWGIAFFEYLIQVPANRIGYTQMNLGQLKILQEVITLTVFVPFAVFYMQQPLKLDYLWAAMCIMGAVYFVFRSAT